A stretch of DNA from Microbacterium sp. LWS13-1.2:
CCGCGAGTTCGCCCTGGTGACGGCGATCCTGTCGGCGGTCGCCGCCGTGCTGCTCATCGCATCGTGGATCTCCAACGCCCGCGGTCGCGAGGGCTGGGCATTCGGGTTCGGCGCGTTCACGATCGTCACCGCGGTCCTCGCCGTCTGGTTCGCCCTGTTCCCGTACGTGATGCCGTCGACCGGCGACCCGGCCGGCTCGCTCACCATCGAGAACGCGTCCAGCACGGACTACACCCTCACGATCATGTCGTGGGCGGCGCTCGTCTTCCTCCCGCTCGTGCTGGCGTACCAGGGCTGGACGTACTGGATCTTCCGCAAGCGCATCACCCGCTCGCACATCGAGAAGGCCGCGGCCGTCGCGCACTGAGCTGAGCGGATGCCGCGGGCCGCGGCATCCGTCTCCTCACGTATCCGCCGCATCACCCCCCGGGATGACTTGCCGTATATGTGCGCGACACGCCGGCGTGTCGCGTACATATACGGCAAGTCAACGATGGGGACGGAGGAACCGGGGCGCGGGAGGGCGGAGCGGCGAGCAGAGGAGATGCGGCGGACCGATGGGTAGGGTCGAAGGAGCGATGGACGAGAACAACGGCGACGCCCCGGCCCCGACGTCGGGCAAACCCGTCGACCCGCGGCTGCTGAAGTACGCGACCGCCTCACGGTGGTTCTTCGCCGCGATCGCGGCGATCGCGCTCGCGCAGACGGCCGTGATCGTGGCGTTCGCCTGGCTGCTGACCCGCGCCATCACCGGAGCGGTCGACGGGATGCCGCCGGCCGAACTCCTGCCGGCTCTGAGCGCCCTCGCTCTCGTGGTCGCCGTGCGGGCCGTGCTGCTGTGGACGCGCGAGGCTGTCTGCGCCCGCGCCGCCGCGCGGGTGCAGACGCAGCTGCGCACGGCACTCGTCGCGGCGATCGGCGCACTCGGGCCCGAGTGGCTCGGAACCCGCAACTCCGCGGCGCTCGCGATCACCGCGGGGCGTGGCCTCGACGCCCTCGAGGCCTACTTCGGCCGTTACCTGCCCCAGCTGGTGCAGACGGTGGTGGCGACGCCGCTGATCGTCGCGGTGATGTGGTGGCAGGACTGGATCTCGGGGCTGACGGTGCTGCTCACCCTCCCCCTCATCCCGATCTTCATGGTGCTCATCGGTCTTGCGACGCGCTCCGTGCAGCAGCGGCAGTGGCAGACGCTGCAGCGCCTCGCGTCGCGCTTCGGCGACACCGTGCAGGGGCTGTCGACGCTCAAGGTCTTCGGCCGCCAGCATCGCGCTGCCGCGTCGATCGCGCGCGTCACCGACGACTATCGTCGCGAGACGATGCGCGTGCTGCGTGTGTCGTTCCTGTCAGGCTTCGCACTGGAGTTCCTCGCGTCGATCTCGGTCGCGATCGTCGCCGTCTCGATCGGATTCCGGCTCATCGAGGGGTCGCTCACCCTCGCCGTCGGCCTGTTCGTGCTGCTGCTGGCGCCCGAGGCGTATCTGCCGCTCCGTCAGGTCGGCGTGCAGTTCCACGCGGCGGCCGAAGGCATCGCCGCGACCGACGACGTGTTCGACGTATTGGATGCCGCCCGCCGACGCGGCGCGGACCGGGCTCAGGCAGCGATCGGCCGAGCCCCACGCCCGGTCGGTGAGCGAGCGAGGAACGAGCGAGACGAAACGCCCGGAACGCACCTCGAGCTCTCTGCCGTGCGCGTGCGCCGCGGAGACAGGATGCTGCAGCCCGTCGATCTGACGGCCGCCCCGGGCACCGTCACCCTCATCGAGGGACCGAGCGGCGCCGGCAAGTCCAGCGTCTTCGCGGCCCTGCGCGGCGCAGCCGCGTTCGACGGCGCAGCGGCGTGGAACGGCGTCGATGTCCGTGACCTCGCACCGGCCGAGTGGCTCGCGTGGGCGGGTCAGCGCCCCGGCCTGCTCGCCGGCACGATCGCCGACAACGTCGGCCTCGGCGACGCGGCGCCGGATGCCGAGATCGTGCGGCACGCACTGGACCTCGCGTGCGCAGGGACCCTCGACCCCGTACTCGAACTCGGCGTGCAGGGCGGCGGCCTCTCAGGCGGGCAGGCCCAGCGTGTGGCGGTCGCCCGCGCGCTGTACCGGCATCTCCGCGGGAACGCACCGGTGGTCGCGCTCGACGAGCCGAGCTCGGCGCTCGACCCGGAGACGGAGGGCCGGCTGTGGGACAGCATCCGGTCGCTCGCGGATGCCGGCGCGACGGTGCTCCTCATCTCGCACCGCACCAGCGCCCGCGCGATCGCCGACGCCGTGATCCGCCTCGAGCCCGCCGAGGTGCCCGCATGACCCCGACGCCCGCGCAGCCTCACGACGACCGTGAAACCCCACGGGACGGACGAGACCTCGGGCTGACCCCAGGGTCTCGTCCCCGCGCTGGGGTCTCGCGGTCGGCGCGTGGTCCTGGCAAGCGGAGCGGCGTGGAGGCCGTGAGCGCGACGCAGGTGCTGCGCGGGGCGATGCCGCCGGCGTGGAGGTTCTGGTGGGCACTGGCCGCCGGCTTCGCCTCCGAGGCGTCGGCGGTCGCGCTGCTCGCGGTGAGCGCGTGGCTCATCGTCCGCGCGAGCGAGCAGCCGCCGGTGCTCTACCTGTCGGCGGCGGTGGTCGGTGTGCGGTTCTTCGCGATCTCTCGCGCCGTGTTCCGCTACCTCGAACGACTCACCGGTCACGACGCCGCGCTGCGGCAGCTCGCCTCCACCCGCGCCGACCTCGTGAGGCGACTGGTGCCGCTGGCGCCGGACGGGCTGACGCGCACGCGCCGCGGCTCGGTGCTCGGGGCGCTCGTGGACGACGTCGACGAGCTGCAGAACCTTCCGCTGCGGGTGGTGCAGCCGCTCGTGTCTTCGGCGCTCGTGGCGCTCGGCGCGGTCGTGCTCGTGGCGTTCGTGTGGTGGCCGGCGGCGCTGACCCTGCTCGCCTGCCTCGTCGTCGCGGCGGCTGTCGCGACGCTGTGGGGATGGATGTCGGGCGCCCGCGCCGAGCGCGACATCGCACCGTTGCGGGCGGCCCTCGCCGACGCCGTGCTCGACCACATCGGCAGCCTCGATGTGCTCGCCGCCTTCGGCGCCGAGGCACAGAGCCGAGAGCGTATCGCCCGCGCCGACGCCGCCCTCCGCCGCGCGGTGGTCCGCCGCTCCGGTGCACAGGCCGGCACAGCCGCCCTGGTCTCGCTCCTGGCCGGGGCAGCCTCGATCGCCGCGGTGCTGGCCGCGGCGCCGGGTACGGCATCCGGCGCCCTTCCCGGCCCATCGCTCGCCGTGGTCGTGCTGGTGCCGATGGCGATCTTCGAGGTGTTCGCCACCGTTCCCCTGGCGGCCTCCGCATGGCGGCAGGTGCGGGCTTCGGCCGAACGCGTCGCGGACGCGCTGCCCGCGACGCCGCCGGCGGAGCTGGCGCCCGAGACGGTCGCGCCCACCGGTGAGGCTCCCCCGCTCGGCGACGGCATCCGGCTGCGTGCCGCGGAGGTGCGCTGGCCGGGTGCGGCGCAGGCCTCGCTGCACGACATCGACCTCGCGATCCGTCCGGGCGAGCGCGTGCTCGTGATGGGCGCGAGCGGCGCGGGCAAGAGCACCCTCGCCCACGCGCTGGTGCGGTTCCTCGACACCGAGGGCGGCTACGAGATCGGGGGGCGTTCCGTCCACGACCGCTCCCCCGACGACGTGCGGCTGACCGTCGGGCTGTGCGAGCAGCATCCGATGCTCTTCGACGAAGACATCCGGCAGAACCTGCTCTTCGCGCACGATACGGCGACGGATGCCGAGCTCGAGGCGGCGCTCGCCCGCGTCGGTCTCGACGCCTGGCTGCGCGAGCGCGGCGGACTCGGCGCGCGCGTCGGTGAACGAGGCGCCCTCGTCTCGGGCGGTCAGGCGCAGCGCATCGCGCTGGCCCGAGCGCTGCTGCGCGGATTCCCCGTGCTCGTGCTCGACGAGCCGACCGCCGGCGTCGACCCCGAGGCATCCGATCGGCTGCTCGTCGACCTGCTGAGCGCCGTGCGGGACGACCAGGCGGTGGTGCTGATCTCGCACGTGGCCGTACCCGACGGGCTCGTCGACCGCGTGGTGCGCCTCGAGGACGGCCGCATCCCGGTCTGACGGATGCCGGCGCCGCGATTCCTGACGCCATGTGATCCCGCTGGTGCAGCGGACCACGGCCTAGGCTCTGACCGTGAGCGACGGCATCCCGAACCCGTTCGAGGGTCTCGAGGCGCAGCTGCGACGTGCCGAAAAGTTCCGTGACACTGTCGACCCGGTGGCCGCGATCGCCGCGTACCGCACGTTCACCGAGTTCCTCCGCCCGCGCCTGCCCGAGCTGCGGATCGCCGCCGGCCTGCCGGAGCAGGCCGGCAGCCGCAAGGACGGCAGGATCCTCGCGCACCGCGACGGCGGACGCGTCGATCCCTCGGCGCTGAACCTGTACACGTTCTGGAACTCGCCGCTGGACTCCGCGCCCCCGCTCGTGCAGGCCTGCGTCGGCGAGATGTCGCGCCTCCACGACGACCTCCCGACACCGCTGACCGTGCTCGACGGCACGTCGGCGCGCGAGCTCGTGGAGATCCCGGATGCCGTGGCCGACGCCCTCGAGAAGGATCACCCCGCGCACTTCTCGGACTTCGTCCGCATCAGCGTGCTCGACCGCCTCGGCGGCATCTGGGTCGACGCCACCTGCTGGGCGCCCGCCCCGCTCCCCCAGGCGGTCGCACCTCTGCTCACCGCCGGCGCCCTGTACCCCCGCTGGACCCGCCGCCAGATCGGCAACTGGTTCATCGCCGCCGTGCCGGCGACGCCGCTCATCCGCCTGCAGCGGCTCGCACTCCAGGCCTGGTGGGAGTCGGGCGGCGGCATCCCCGACTACTTCCTCTACCACCGCATCTTCGAGGTGCTCCTGGATCTCGTGCCGGAGTTCCACGGACAGTGGGAGGCCGCACCCCCGCTCTCGAGTGCCGCCAGCCACCTGCTGCAGCTCGGCATGATGCAGCCGTGGGATCCCGACGCGATGCGATTCGTCGCGGGGGCGTCGATCGTGCAGAAGCTCAGCTACAAGTACGACGCGGTGCCACCGGGCTCGGTGCTGGATCGCCTCGTGTCGCACCGCCCGATCCTCACGGCGTGACGCCCGCGGCTGTCCTCACGGCCTGAGGCGCCGCGCCGACGCGCGGATCAGGCCTCGCCACCGCCGCCGCCCGCCGCGGCGGTCGCCGTGATGCGCCGTGCCATCCCCGCGAAGATGAACCCGTGGAACGGCAGGACGGCGAGCCAGTACAGTCGCCCCGCGAGCCCCCGCGGGAAGAACACCGCGCGCTGGTCGTAGCGTGAGCCGCCGCGCTCCTCGTCGGCCGCCGCCCGCAGCTCGAGCCAGGCGAGACCCGGCACCTTCATCTCTGCCCGGAGGCGCAGCATCCGTCCCGGTTCCAGCGCCTCGACCCGCCAGAAGTCGAGCGCATCGCCCACGGCGAGCCGATCACGGCTGCGCCGCCCCCGGGCGAGCCCGATGCCCCCGACCAGGCGATCCATCCAGCCGCGCACCGCCCACAGCAGCGGCGACGAGTACCACCCGTTCTCTCCGCCGATCCCCACGATGACGCGCCACAGCGCGTCGGGAGATGCCGGGGTGTGCGCCGTGCGGACGTCGCTGAACACCACGCGACCCGCCCAGTCGGGGTCGTTCGGCAGCGGGTCGCTCGGGGCACCGAGCACGCCGGCATCCTGCCAGCTGGTCTCGATCGCGTCGGTCTCGAGTTTGCCGAGCGCCAGCCGCACCGCCGAGCGGTAGGGAGTCAGACCGCCCTCCGGTGGCGGGATGAGCTCGTCGATCCCGTGGTCCTTCACGATGCACTCGTTCTGGAGCGACTCGACGAGCGGTCGCGCGATCGCGCGCGGGATCGGTGTCACGAGGTTGACCCAGTGCGAGGCGAGTCGTGGCGTCAGCACCGGGAGCGCCGCGATCGCGCGCTGGCGCAACCCGGCCTCGACGGCGTAGCCGTTCATCATCTGCCCGTACCGCAGCACGTCGGGGCCGCCGATGTCGACGGCGCGGTTCACGTCGGCCGGCAGTCGTGCGGCGCCCAGCAGGTAGTGCAGCACGTCGCGCACGGCGATGGGCTGGATGCGGTTGCGCACCCACCTCGGCGCCGGCATGTAGGGCAGCACCTCGGTGAGATGGCGCACCATCTCGAACGACGCCGACCCCGACCCGATCACGACGCCCGCCTGCAGCACGATCGTCGGGACGCCGCTCTCGAGGAACGTCCGCCCGACCTCCACGCGCGACTGCAGGTGCGGCGAGAGCGTCACCCCGGTCGGGTGCAGCCCGCCGAGATAGACGATGCGACCCACGGATGCCGCGGCCGCCGCGTTCGCGACCGTCTCGGCAGCGCGCCGGTCGGTGTCGGCGAAACGCCTGCCGCCCGACATCGAGTGGACGAGGTAGAAGACCACGTCGACGTCGCGCACGGCCTCGCCGACCGGGCCCTCGTCGGCGGCGTCGCCACGGACGATCTCGACGCGGTCGCCCCACGGGAATGCTGCCGCCCGCGCGGGATCGCGCGCCAGCACACGGACCTCGTAGCCGGCATTGAGCAGCCGGGGCACCAGCCGCCCGCCGATGTACCCCGTCGCGCCCAGGACGAGCGCGCGCGGCGCGGAGCCGTCGGGGCGCGGAAGCGCCACGAGTGCCGGCTCACGGCCGGTCGGCGCCGAGACATCGTCCACGAGGGCAGACTACGCGGGCATGCTCCGCACCCGGATGGGTTGACGCGAGGACGGTCGTCGCGTAGGTCAGAGGCGCGTCGCGAAGACCTGCGTACCCGCGGGCGACGGGATCGGCTCGAACCCGACGCGGGGATAGAAGGCGATCGCGCCGGCGTTCTCGGCCGAGGCGACCAGGTGGAGGCCGGGCACCCCCGCCTCGCGGAGGGCGGCTTCGAGCGTCTCGATCAGCCGGCGGCCGAGGCCCTCGCCCTGCGTCTCGGGCAGCAGGTCGATGTGCAGGTGCGCCGGGTACTCGTCACCGAACGGCTGGGCACCGCCCGCGCGGGAGTACGCGTAGCGGAGGATGCCGTCCTGCCGCGATTCGGCGGCCGTCTGCGCGCCCTTCGGCCGGGGCCAGCGCTCAGCGTGCCGCGGCCACCACTCGGTCCGGAACCATTCCTCGAACGCCGCGGAGTCGGCGGCGCCCACGATGTAGCCGACGACGCGGCCGTCGTCCGTCTCGACCACGAAGGCGAACTGGGGATGACGCGCCACGTAGGGCAGGACGAAGATCTCGGCCCAGAGATCGTCGTCGTCGAGGATGCCGGTCGCGTCGGCTCCGGCATCCGCTGTCTTCAGGCAGATGTCGACGAGCGCGGGTTCGTCACCGGGGCGAAAGGGGCGGATTCGCGTCACCGGGCGAGTCTATGAGATGCGCCGGACAGCCGTCTGGGGCCTGGGTCGTTGACGAAGCGTCCCGCTCTGGCGCGGTCCCTCGGCCCGAGGCGTTTCGTCTCGGTCGCTGGCGCTCCCTCGCTCAACGACCGGAACTTTTCGCCCGGTCGTTGAGCGAGCGAGGAACGAGCGAGACCTTCTGCCGGTCGTTGAGCGAGCGAGGAACGAGCGAGACCTTCTGCCGGTCGTTGAGCGAGCGAGGAACGAGCGAGACCTTCTGCCGGTCGTTGAGCGAGCGAGGAACGAGCGAGACCTTCTGCCGGTCGTTGAGCGAGCGAGGAACGAGCGAGACGAAACGCTCTGAGTGTGGCGGAGGCTCAGTGCTCGACGACCAGTCGCACGTCGGCCGGGTCCACGCGCAGCGTGATCGTGTCGCCGGGCGCGAGCCCCGCGGCGCTGTCGGCGGCGACGTCCACCGCGACGTCGGGATCGGCGGTGCGTATCCGCACCCCGGCCGGCGTCTGCTCGAGGCGCACGATGCGTGCTGTCCACTCCCCCGCGGCGTGGGGCGGCCCCTCGATCACCCGGACGGTGCTCGGCCGGAACACCGCAACAAGAGACGGATGCCGCGACCCCGCCGCGTGGGGCAGCACCAGGTCCCCGGCACGCCAGGCCGAGTCTGCGGGTTCGATGATCCCGACGACGCGGTTGAGTCCCGCCACCGCTGCGGCGAACCGGGTCGCCGGAGACGCGAGGACCTCGCGCACCGGTCCGGTCTGCGTGACCCAGCCGTCTTCGAGCACGACGAGGCGGCTCGCGAGCGCGACCGCGTCGACCGCGTCGTGGGTCGCGACGACGGCCGTCGTGCGCGTCGCCGCGAGCTGCTGATGCAGCAGGGCGCGCACGTCGCCGGCGGTCTCGGTATCGAGCGAGGTGAGCGGCTCGTCGAGCAGGATCGCGGCGGGCGACGTCGCGAGCGCCCGCGCCAGCGCGACGCGCTGCTGCTGTCCACCCGAAAGCTGAGCGGGCCGACGTTCGCCGAGGCCCTCCAGCCCGACGCGTCGAAGCCAGTCCGCGGCTCCGGCCGCCGCCACCGTCTTCGTGGCGCCGTGCACCCGCAGCCCGAACGCCACGTTGTCGTGCGCGCTGAGATGCGGGAACAGGCGCGGATCCTGCCCGAGCAGCACCACGCCGCGCGCCGCCGGCGTCGTGCGGCGCGCAGCGGAGCCGTCGGACGCGCGCCGGTCGAGCAGCCGGCCGTGCAGCCGGACCTCTCCCTCATCGAACCCCGTCAGCCCGGCGAGGACGCCGAGCAGCGTCGACTTCCCGGCGCCGCTCGGACCCATGAGGGCCACGACCCCGCCCGCCGGCACGCTGAGGGCCACGTCCAGCGCGAACCCGCCGCGATCCACGCGGATGCGGGCCTCGAGTCCCTCTGCGGCGCCGGTGGCCGCATTCTCGCCCGCCGCACCGCTCATCGCGCGGGCTCCGCGCGCCAGGCGCGTACGAGCAGCAGCACGCCGACGGCGGTGACGAGCAGCAGCAGCGAGAGTGCCACCGCCGTTCCCTGCGAGACGCCGGCGCCGTTGAACGCCGTATAGATCGCGAGCGGCATGGTCTGCGTCACGCCGGGAGCATTGCCGGCGAAGAGGGCCGTCGCGCCGAACTCGCCGATCGCGCGGGCGAAGCACAACACGATGCCCGCGACGAGGCCGGGGGCGGCGAGCGGGAGGGTCACGCGGGCGAGGATCGTCCAACGCCCCGCGCCCAGACCCGCCGCCGCCTGCTCGAAGCCGGTGCCGGTGGAGCGCAGCGCGCCTTCGAGCGCGAGTACGAGGAACGGCAGAGCGACGAAGGTCTGCGCGAGCACCACGGCGGTGGTGGTGAACGGGATGCGGATCCCCCACTCCGCGAGGATTCCGCCCAGCCAGCTGGTGCGGCCGAACAGGAACAGCATCGCGACCCCGCCGACCATGGG
This window harbors:
- the cydD gene encoding thiol reductant ABC exporter subunit CydD, whose amino-acid sequence is MDENNGDAPAPTSGKPVDPRLLKYATASRWFFAAIAAIALAQTAVIVAFAWLLTRAITGAVDGMPPAELLPALSALALVVAVRAVLLWTREAVCARAAARVQTQLRTALVAAIGALGPEWLGTRNSAALAITAGRGLDALEAYFGRYLPQLVQTVVATPLIVAVMWWQDWISGLTVLLTLPLIPIFMVLIGLATRSVQQRQWQTLQRLASRFGDTVQGLSTLKVFGRQHRAAASIARVTDDYRRETMRVLRVSFLSGFALEFLASISVAIVAVSIGFRLIEGSLTLAVGLFVLLLAPEAYLPLRQVGVQFHAAAEGIAATDDVFDVLDAARRRGADRAQAAIGRAPRPVGERARNERDETPGTHLELSAVRVRRGDRMLQPVDLTAAPGTVTLIEGPSGAGKSSVFAALRGAAAFDGAAAWNGVDVRDLAPAEWLAWAGQRPGLLAGTIADNVGLGDAAPDAEIVRHALDLACAGTLDPVLELGVQGGGLSGGQAQRVAVARALYRHLRGNAPVVALDEPSSALDPETEGRLWDSIRSLADAGATVLLISHRTSARAIADAVIRLEPAEVPA
- the cydC gene encoding thiol reductant ABC exporter subunit CydC; this encodes MPPAWRFWWALAAGFASEASAVALLAVSAWLIVRASEQPPVLYLSAAVVGVRFFAISRAVFRYLERLTGHDAALRQLASTRADLVRRLVPLAPDGLTRTRRGSVLGALVDDVDELQNLPLRVVQPLVSSALVALGAVVLVAFVWWPAALTLLACLVVAAAVATLWGWMSGARAERDIAPLRAALADAVLDHIGSLDVLAAFGAEAQSRERIARADAALRRAVVRRSGAQAGTAALVSLLAGAASIAAVLAAAPGTASGALPGPSLAVVVLVPMAIFEVFATVPLAASAWRQVRASAERVADALPATPPAELAPETVAPTGEAPPLGDGIRLRAAEVRWPGAAQASLHDIDLAIRPGERVLVMGASGAGKSTLAHALVRFLDTEGGYEIGGRSVHDRSPDDVRLTVGLCEQHPMLFDEDIRQNLLFAHDTATDAELEAALARVGLDAWLRERGGLGARVGERGALVSGGQAQRIALARALLRGFPVLVLDEPTAGVDPEASDRLLVDLLSAVRDDQAVVLISHVAVPDGLVDRVVRLEDGRIPV
- a CDS encoding capsular polysaccharide synthesis protein; this translates as MSDGIPNPFEGLEAQLRRAEKFRDTVDPVAAIAAYRTFTEFLRPRLPELRIAAGLPEQAGSRKDGRILAHRDGGRVDPSALNLYTFWNSPLDSAPPLVQACVGEMSRLHDDLPTPLTVLDGTSARELVEIPDAVADALEKDHPAHFSDFVRISVLDRLGGIWVDATCWAPAPLPQAVAPLLTAGALYPRWTRRQIGNWFIAAVPATPLIRLQRLALQAWWESGGGIPDYFLYHRIFEVLLDLVPEFHGQWEAAPPLSSAASHLLQLGMMQPWDPDAMRFVAGASIVQKLSYKYDAVPPGSVLDRLVSHRPILTA
- a CDS encoding SDR family oxidoreductase; the encoded protein is MDDVSAPTGREPALVALPRPDGSAPRALVLGATGYIGGRLVPRLLNAGYEVRVLARDPARAAAFPWGDRVEIVRGDAADEGPVGEAVRDVDVVFYLVHSMSGGRRFADTDRRAAETVANAAAAASVGRIVYLGGLHPTGVTLSPHLQSRVEVGRTFLESGVPTIVLQAGVVIGSGSASFEMVRHLTEVLPYMPAPRWVRNRIQPIAVRDVLHYLLGAARLPADVNRAVDIGGPDVLRYGQMMNGYAVEAGLRQRAIAALPVLTPRLASHWVNLVTPIPRAIARPLVESLQNECIVKDHGIDELIPPPEGGLTPYRSAVRLALGKLETDAIETSWQDAGVLGAPSDPLPNDPDWAGRVVFSDVRTAHTPASPDALWRVIVGIGGENGWYSSPLLWAVRGWMDRLVGGIGLARGRRSRDRLAVGDALDFWRVEALEPGRMLRLRAEMKVPGLAWLELRAAADEERGGSRYDQRAVFFPRGLAGRLYWLAVLPFHGFIFAGMARRITATAAAGGGGGEA
- a CDS encoding GNAT family N-acetyltransferase, whose translation is MTRIRPFRPGDEPALVDICLKTADAGADATGILDDDDLWAEIFVLPYVARHPQFAFVVETDDGRVVGYIVGAADSAAFEEWFRTEWWPRHAERWPRPKGAQTAAESRQDGILRYAYSRAGGAQPFGDEYPAHLHIDLLPETQGEGLGRRLIETLEAALREAGVPGLHLVASAENAGAIAFYPRVGFEPIPSPAGTQVFATRL
- a CDS encoding ABC transporter ATP-binding protein, with amino-acid sequence MSGAAGENAATGAAEGLEARIRVDRGGFALDVALSVPAGGVVALMGPSGAGKSTLLGVLAGLTGFDEGEVRLHGRLLDRRASDGSAARRTTPAARGVVLLGQDPRLFPHLSAHDNVAFGLRVHGATKTVAAAGAADWLRRVGLEGLGERRPAQLSGGQQQRVALARALATSPAAILLDEPLTSLDTETAGDVRALLHQQLAATRTTAVVATHDAVDAVALASRLVVLEDGWVTQTGPVREVLASPATRFAAAVAGLNRVVGIIEPADSAWRAGDLVLPHAAGSRHPSLVAVFRPSTVRVIEGPPHAAGEWTARIVRLEQTPAGVRIRTADPDVAVDVAADSAAGLAPGDTITLRVDPADVRLVVEH
- a CDS encoding ABC transporter permease — its product is MTVAAARDVRTHEERAGFVPRVLAVPAAIGLGLLVLPLGALVLRVDWSTLWTDVTSPQALSALGLSLATGAVATIVCVVLGVPLALLIARSTVRTAAMLRALVTVPLVLPPMVGGVAMLFLFGRTSWLGGILAEWGIRIPFTTTAVVLAQTFVALPFLVLALEGALRSTGTGFEQAAAGLGAGRWTILARVTLPLAAPGLVAGIVLCFARAIGEFGATALFAGNAPGVTQTMPLAIYTAFNGAGVSQGTAVALSLLLLVTAVGVLLLVRAWRAEPAR